The window TCTAATGGTCATAATTGGTCTCACAAGATCAAAACACAAGAATACTATACATTTGGTTTTATTGATTATCAACCCAGCTATGGCAATTGCAATAGCTAGATCCTACATATATCTGTTCTCTGTCAAAAACTAGGTTGTCCAGAGGTGAAAGACCAAGTATAAAGGGGATGAGGAAATGGAGGGGAAAAAAAGATAGAACATAATTCTAAAAACCAATTATCAAACAAGCCAGACCACCAGCTGATATGAACAGTGGCACCAATGTTAACCAGACAAAACAGAACTCTGGTTTCAAGAAGAGACGTCATTTTCTACATCAGATGAGGCTGGAGAATCGGTGGCTTCAGCAAGATTTTCCAGCATTAGTATAACTTCACTTGTGTCATCTAGATAGTATTTGGCTTTGCTTGGCTTTTGTCCAACTGTGCAGGCGAAAACTGATGTGTTTGAAGAAAGAATATTTCCTGATATTGCACTACCAATTATTTCAAACATGTCCTCATCAGAACGATCATCACCAATGCAAAGCACAAAGTCAGCCTGCTTCCCGTTTTCACACATCGATGTGAAGATTTTTTCCGCCACCAGACCTTTGGTGACTCCCTGTAAAAAAAAATGACGTGTAAATAATGTTACAACATGTAGAACAAGGATCCCATTTCAGGCATAAAAAAGAATCGACCAGGATAGTACTAATGCAAAGAAACGGCAGCAAAACCAGATATGCAATACAATGGAAACCACAATAATGACACCGGAAACTTcataatccaaaaatattatatccaaCATTATTGTCTTCTCTTTACTTGTTCTCTTTATCTCGTCTTAACACTAAAACAAAAagtttacataaataaataaaaaactatgTAAATCAAGATGATAAGCAATGAATACAATAAACATTATCCCTTTAGAAGGCCTTATGACTAAAATAAACCATCCATCGTTCAGACCAGTATAATATATCATGCAAATAGCTCCACTTATATCATCCAGAAGGACTAGAACCGTTAGATTCTCAGGGCAAACATTATTCCAAATCAATTCTTAGATTAGAGAATACCGACTATATTAAAGTCGGGCATCTCAGAGAAAGATCCCGATATACAAACTTCAGATGAAGAGACATAAAGGCTAAAGGAGAACCAATAAAACAGCAATCATTAGGTTTTGGATAATAACTTGCCTGGGGTTTTACTTCTACAATGAACTGGCCACTCTTCACTTCAACAGGCTCATTAGCTAAAACGCTCTCTAGATGATCTAACAACTCCTTAGCCTGAGAAAATCCAAATCCTGGGTCTGCATCTCTGTACTGCCAGACTAGAGCACTTTCCTTGGTTTCAACAGAAGAACCGTCTGTTGCCTCAGTATACAAGTTCAACACAGGTTTAGCCATATCCATCCAACCAAATTCACTGCTATGACCACATACTTCCCATTCTTCATCTTGCGACCGTCTGAAATGTATAGCATAGGAGAATAGAAAGTTAGTAAAGGAGGATATAAAAGCAAATGGGGTGAGGCGTACATCAGTAGgcaaattaaatttttcataGAACATGTAGATATAAGACTATTTCGTATCCTCTAACACAATTTTCAAACCGATACACAACTGATAATATAATAGTGGGTTTATGCTTATCCGCATAGCGTTTTAGGTCATAACTGATAATACAAAGTGTACAGTCTAAGTTGAAGTACGCAGAAATTCAGTCCCAGGATATTTCCATTTGAAAGcgtttctcacattcatgagtTCAAATAAAGCCATACCGTAACTTCACACCTATTCTCTAAAGATTAAAAGGTTATCATTCTTAATGCTTCCCAGGCCCCTTCACATATGTAAACATACTCAATAGTATTAATACAAGTAACAAATAACCCAGTATAACAATTTAAGatataaatgaatatttcaTTGCCCAGTTACAAACTATTTAACAGTGTTCTACCTCAGCCATAACATCATTTAACTAATGTACCTTGTACCATTTAAGTGTTTCTTCAAATTTGGCTAAACTATCCACAGATTATAGTAATTACATAATATTCTACTTTCGTGTACCACATTTTACCCTTGCTGAACACCAGAAGACAGGGAAACAAACAAAAATTGTtgagaataaaataatataaaactccTTAAATCACAATTGACGGATCATTCAGACCCGTGATAAACTAATATAACAATATTTGTCATTGACAACAGTGGTACATAAAAATATTCTTCCAATGAGATATATTAAAATCTACCCATAAAGTTGCAGACTTGGGTGCAAGCGCAACCAGTTATATTCCTTAAAAGAAATTCAGCCATATAATGTTAATGACTCtaacttaaataaataagagtTATAACTTAttcataaacatatatttacatatagagttataatattgtaacttggtaagtaaaattaaaaaaaaaactcacctCATGAAGTAGCCATGCTCTGCTGCAATTCCAAGATTTTTGCACGATGAAAATATCTTGCTTAAACTATCCCTCCCTCTTCCGCTGACAATGTATACTGTATTGTTTGGATCCCCACAAAGTCTATTCAGAATTGAAATGACCTCACCGCTTGGAGTCTTTATGATAGAATTCTGCGGCATCATGGTACCATCATAATCTAACAAGATGGCCCTTCTCTTGGCTTTAATATAGGCTGAGACAATATTATCTATAGAAAGCTTTCTGAAATTCGGATCTAGTGAGACAACCCTAAACCCAAAGCCCAGACCGATTCCCCAACATCTTTTCCTAAAATGATCCGTACAGGTCCTCTCCATATCTTGCATGAAGCTGCGTGACCAATAAGCTACATCATGGGTGCTTACAAACCGATAATGTTTTTCATGTCGCAGTTGTTTTTCATATTCAGCCATGGATATTGCCTCATTCATTGCCTCTGCAGTTGACTCAACATTCCAGGGGTTGATGCGGATTGCCCCACTCAGCGAGGGTGAACATCCGATAAATTCTGATATAACCAACATGCTCTTTTTTGGTCCACTAAGATCTGAACCTGATTCTGCACCAGATATACCCTGTCTACACACAATATATTCATATGGAGTAAGGTTCATCCCATCGCGGACTGCAGTGACGACAACACATTCTGCAATGCTGTAATAAGCAACCTTTTCACAGACTGACAAAGGTTCGTCAATAAAAACTATCGGTTCGTACCCTGACTTTCCAAATTTTTCATTGATTCTCCTGCAGCTCTCTTGTATTTCAGCCTGTGTTTCCTCCAAATCTATTCCTTTACCTCTTGCAGGATTTGCAATTTGGACCAGCACAGCTCTTCCTTGCCATGCAGGGTGCTGTTTGAGCATCTGTTCCATTGCTAAGAGCTTCAAGTTAATTCCTTTGAAAACATCCATGTCATCTACTCCGAGTAACACCGTCTTCCCCTCAAATCTCTGCCTGAGCTCCCCAACCCTCCACTCTTTATCAGCAAGTTTCATTACTGACTCAATCTGGCCCATATGAATCCCAACTGGCATTATCTTTATGCCAACCGTCCTTCCAAAATATTCTAATCCTATGTAGCCCCTCTTCGATTGATACTCCAAACCTAACATCCTACTGCAACATGAAAGGAAATGCCTAGCATAATCAAAAGTATGGAAACCAATAAGATCAGCGTTGAGTAGAGCCTTTAGAATTTCTTCTCTAACAGGAAGAGTCCTATAAATCTCAGAAGAAGGGAAAGGGCTGTGAAGAAAAAATCCCATCCTCAATCGGTTAAATCGACGCCTTAGGAAAGTTGGCAATACCATTAAATGATAATCATGAATCCAGACAAAATCATCTTCTGGATTTATCACCTCAATCACTTTCTGCGAAAACAACTTATTTGCTGCTACATAGGCTTCCCACATTGAACGATCAAACCGGTTTCCATGATCAGCGGTATATGGCAGCATATAATGAAAGACAGGCCATAACTGTTTTTTGCAAAAGCAGTCATAGAACTTCTCCAAAAGATTTGGGGGAAGAAAAGTAGCAACACATTTAAACCTCTCTAGCAGAACTTGGGCAACATCATCCTGCTCTATTGGGATAACATCCACATTTAATGACCCAACATAAAGGACTTCCATATCCTCAGGCAAACCATCCTTCAACCTGAATATTAAAGAGTCCTCATCCCAACTAAAGCTCCACCCTTTATTATCCGGCCTCCGCTTTGCTTTCAGTGGCAATTTATTTGCCACAATAATCATCCTATCTGTAGCAAGAGAAGACGGATTATCTGAACATACACTCTGTGCCTGATCATCATCGAGCTCAGCAATACTCCCAGGGACCGTCATTGTTCTTGGAAGCCGTCTCCTCTCCCGCTCCCTTCCCATTATCGGAAAATTCCCCGATGCTAAATCTAAAAGATTCGTATACGATCTGGACATCATCTTTACTCAAACACCTCTTACTTTCTTCTCTACAAACAACACACTATACCAATACTCCCACACAAACCCCAAGCCCACAATTCTTGATTTCTCAAAACGACCCAACTCAATTATCTGCACATGTCATAAAAGTACCCCCATTATCACACAACATAATTGACCAAACATCAACACATCCAAATTCACTACAAAAACACACAACCATATACAAATAAACAACAATTCCCAATACAAAACGAACCCCACTTAATCAAAAAACCATAAAGTAAAAAACACAATCAATCAGATCCCAAAATCAACAACaattacacacacataaataaaaaaaaaggggATAAAAACACTGACCCTTTACTCAGAATGACCGAAAGAACCAATCTTTATATGCAAAGCTTCGATCTTTAAGTCAAATTTGCAATTAATTTTCTAGGGTTTGAAAAGGGTTTGACAGAACTAACAAAAGATATGTAGGGTTTGTTTAAAAATACTCCACAGAATGCGTGTATATATTACAAGGAAAGTCATACAATGAATATCCAGAGAATAGCATACTAGCAGAGTGCCTAGTAGCATTAATTAATCCACTTTCTTTTCATCACATCCAAACGCGGTCTTATTATATATCTAGAACAGCTCAACCTTATCTTTTTCTTTACCTGTCATTAATACGCTGTTTTTACCCACGTGCTCCACACGTAGTGCTGACCGCGTTGGTGCTGGCGCGTGATCAGCGCGTGGGTTCTCGTACCGATGATGATGCAGATAGTGGGTTGGTGACAGCTGGCATTGTCGGAACACGGTGTAAACCACATGCGCAAATTGACATTTTCTTTATTCCCATGAGAAAattaaagttattttttttgttttaggccgtcattcttttttttaaaaaggtcCATTTTCTGAATTATTTGGAAATGGGTAAGGTATGATGTACAGGATATATCTTTATCGTTTGCATTATTACAAGAATGGAATCTACTTTTATGTGTtcttaattttccttttttctttATAAAGTATAATCTATGTGTAACTATTTACACCATATATGCTGATATTCTGATTTTGTATCCAACTTGGACTCCACAGACAcgtaaaattttgatataaatatatacaacatCGGATCATGTGCTATATTAATTTAAACTAAATGTAgttatattatgaataaatttgttattattacATTAGATTAAATGTATTCTTGAAATGAAAAATGATCTTATGGATGCTGtaagttaaaaaaatttcaatatagtATAGAGTGAGAAatgcaaataatttatttttgaaaaaatttagataatacTATAAAAACCATGTGATGTCTCTAATTTGATTAAGCCCTAAAACTTAGGGCCTTATCGTAAATATCCAAATTCAAAACATCTTTTgtaaaagatttatatttttttaaatattttgtaaaaatactaaacttgtgaaaatatttacaaaaacaaTGAATGTATCACTTAACTGAAGTTGCAGAtagtattttgtaatttttttaaaaaaatttgatatttttgtaaatacttttaaaagacatttaaataaaaaaaaacactcgGAGAAGTGGGAGTTTTACAACTTTATGATTATTTGATTCTAGAAACGAATTTATTCTCTTGTAGAGAAGGTTACCATCAATGACCAGTCTTGATCCATATACACCTTGGTCAAAGTCAAAATCCCTTTGGGCATAACGTACAAATGGACTTTGAAAACAACCGGCCCAAAAATAG of the Daucus carota subsp. sativus chromosome 4, DH1 v3.0, whole genome shotgun sequence genome contains:
- the LOC108218381 gene encoding probable alpha,alpha-trehalose-phosphate synthase [UDP-forming] 7 isoform X1 → MMSRSYTNLLDLASGNFPIMGRERERRRLPRTMTVPGSIAELDDDQAQSVCSDNPSSLATDRMIIVANKLPLKAKRRPDNKGWSFSWDEDSLIFRLKDGLPEDMEVLYVGSLNVDVIPIEQDDVAQVLLERFKCVATFLPPNLLEKFYDCFCKKQLWPVFHYMLPYTADHGNRFDRSMWEAYVAANKLFSQKVIEVINPEDDFVWIHDYHLMVLPTFLRRRFNRLRMGFFLHSPFPSSEIYRTLPVREEILKALLNADLIGFHTFDYARHFLSCCSRMLGLEYQSKRGYIGLEYFGRTVGIKIMPVGIHMGQIESVMKLADKEWRVGELRQRFEGKTVLLGVDDMDVFKGINLKLLAMEQMLKQHPAWQGRAVLVQIANPARGKGIDLEETQAEIQESCRRINEKFGKSGYEPIVFIDEPLSVCEKVAYYSIAECVVVTAVRDGMNLTPYEYIVCRQGISGAESGSDLSGPKKSMLVISEFIGCSPSLSGAIRINPWNVESTAEAMNEAISMAEYEKQLRHEKHYRFVSTHDVAYWSRSFMQDMERTCTDHFRKRCWGIGLGFGFRVVSLDPNFRKLSIDNIVSAYIKAKRRAILLDYDGTMMPQNSIIKTPSGEVISILNRLCGDPNNTVYIVSGRGRDSLSKIFSSCKNLGIAAEHGYFMRRSQDEEWEVCGHSSEFGWMDMAKPVLNLYTEATDGSSVETKESALVWQYRDADPGFGFSQAKELLDHLESVLANEPVEVKSGQFIVEVKPQGVTKGLVAEKIFTSMCENGKQADFVLCIGDDRSDEDMFEIIGSAISGNILSSNTSVFACTVGQKPSKAKYYLDDTSEVILMLENLAEATDSPASSDVENDVSS
- the LOC108218381 gene encoding probable alpha,alpha-trehalose-phosphate synthase [UDP-forming] 7 isoform X2, giving the protein MMSRSYTNLLDLASGNFPIMGRERERRRLPRTMTVPGSIAELDDDQAQSVCSDNPSSLATDRMIIVANKLPLKAKRRPDNKGWSFSWDEDSLIFRLKDGLPEDMEVLYVGSLNVDVIPIEQDDVAQVLLERFKCVATFLPPNLLEKFYDCFCKKQLWPVFHYMLPYTADHGNRFDRSMWEAYVAANKLFSQKVIEVINPEDDFVWIHDYHLMVLPTFLRRRFNRLRMGFFLHSPFPSSEIYRTLPVREEILKALLNADLIGFHTFDYARHFLSCCSRMLGLEYQSKRGYIGLEYFGRTVGIKIMPVGIHMGQIESVMKLADKEWRVGELRQRFEGKTVLLGVDDMDVFKGINLKLLAMEQMLKQHPAWQGRAVLVQIANPARGKGIDLEETQAEIQESCRRINEKFGKSGYEPIVFIDEPLSVCEKVAYYSIAECVVVTAVRDGMNLTPYEYIVCRQGISGAESGSDLSGPKKSMLVISEFIGCSPSLSGAIRINPWNVESTAEAMNEAISMAEYEKQLRHEKHYRFVSTHDVAYWSRSFMQDMERTCTDHFRKRCWGIGLGFGFRVVSLDPNFRKLSIDNIVSAYIKAKRRAILLDYDGTMMPQNSIIKTPSGEVISILNRLCGDPNNTVYIVSGRGRDSLSKIFSSCKNLGIAAEHGYFMRRSQDEEWEVCGHSSEFGWMDMAKPVLNLYTEATDGSSVETKESALVWQYRDADPGFGFSQAKELLDHLESVLANEPVEVKSGQFIVEVKPQAITKGLVAEKIFTSMCENGKQADFVLCIGDDRSDEDMFEIIGSAISGNILSSNTSVFACTVGQKPSKAKYYLDDTSEVILMLENLAEATDSPASSDVENDVSS